Genomic DNA from Prunus persica cultivar Lovell chromosome G1, Prunus_persica_NCBIv2, whole genome shotgun sequence:
aaaaaaaacgTATGGGATATCGTTGGATTGAAGAGAAGGCTGGGAAATTTGCAATTGCATAAGACAAATTACCATCCATCTTGCTACCTAACAAATGTGTCACCAAGTAAGGCAATTTATAAAATTGTAAAGGGTAATCCCAACAATGACTGAAAAAACACTACATAAGTTGTGTCATATGCAATATAATGGTTTCTGTGTGGCTCGCTATTTAACTAAGTtactggaaaagaaaagatgaaggGTGAGAAAATACCGATTTCAGCCTTCGCAGGTATTGCTTTCTTCACAAGTAGTTCCCAACTCTCATTCTCATTGAGTGGCTGGAGTTTGTGGAGAAAAGCATTTCTATTTGGGAGCGAAGCTACCGCTTGATTGCGTGTAGTAAGCAGTATTGTGCTCTCTGTTTCCACATTTGGAAATGCAACCTTCAAAAGATTCCATGTCTCGATACTCCAAATGTCATCAAGAATCACCAAACATCTCATTTCTTCCATGACACGAAAAAGCTTCTTTGCTATTTCATCATAAGTCATTtccttaatttcttgtttatgTTCCTTGGTAGCAGAAATCAGTTTAAACAGAATTCCTTCCCAAACATTTCGTACTTGACACCGTTGAGATACACAGACCCAAGCAAAACTATGAAAATGCTGCCTTACTTTTTTGTGATGATAAAGCTGTCTTGCAAGGGTGGTCTTCCCTAAACCGCCCATCCCCCAAATAGATATAACTTGATGACGATTTTCATCTTTCACCAAATGCATAACCAATTCTTCAACGTTGGACTCTAACCCAACAACATCACGTTCAACAACATGAGAATAACTTCTCCTTAGCCTCTCATGCAATTGCAAGGAAGATTCACCACCACCGCTGTCCCTGTCCCTTATTTCCTTTATGTTATAACTCTGCAAACTCGATCTCAACGCCGAAATTTTGGTGGTGATATTCTCAATTTCTGCCCCAATCTGGTGAAGATGAACCCCTTCCTTGAAGATGCAGGCAAATCTTTTGAGAACATTCCTGAGgcctcttttcttcttggaaACCACTTTCAAGCCATAAGTTTGGATGACATCCTCCAAATCATAAGCAGCATCTCTAATCTTGGCAACCCAAATACGAACTGTTTCATCTTGTCCTTGTCTTGCATCTGCATCTTTTAGGAAGCCCTGCATCAATTGCAGCTCATTTTGTGCAACCTCAACTTGATGGCTGACTCCAGACAAGAACTTGGCTTCCTGAATGGTGAAGTCTCTGACACTTTCGAGCACAGAGGAAACAACTGCCTCAGCCATTCTCTCTACTACTTACTCTCTCTTCGCCAAAACGAAAACAAGTAAACCAGATCTAGTTTTTAGATTGATTGATGAGAAAATCTCTTTATCAGTAGAGCAATTTCTTTCTGTCTATGAATGGAGTCCAATTCCACCCAACAAAAAGTAGTAAACTTTGGCGTTTTCGTTCTTTCTTcccttaattatatattggTTCCAACTTTTTCGACAGCACACACCACACTACCACAGCATCCAATGCAAGTTGTATAAAAGCAacaactattcatgtgaatagtagttGCTCTTGCAAATAATATTGTATGTTTCTACTCGTTGTCGTGATAAAgggtaattattattaatttttttttttcacaaatttttttccctcaataattaatttggataagatttttgggttcctacgtgtcaagactattcataatcggataaaattttcggataaaattttcggattcaaatttcggatgaatttcaaaattcaaaattcagataaatttgagttcaaatttcggatgaatttcaaaatttaaaattcagataaatttcaaaattcaaatttcggatgaatttcaaatttcagataagattttcatccaatcaaatcaagccacgtggcatCTCTATCTGCCCAAAATTTTCTACAAAACAAGAGGCTGAGCTTATAGttctcacaccacatctttctatattttcatttctcagagtttAGAATTCATACTCCATTATCAAATGGAAGattttaggagatgcttggagagacAAAAGCGAGAAACAAATGACAGAAGCCGTAGAGCATATGAAAGAAATATGTTgcagagagaagaagatgaacaagttgtcatagcagtggctttgtttgatgaagagaaccaaggtcgccgcTGTGGTTCACAAGTCGATCGTCACCAGAATGTGGACAAACATAgacattctcggggtaagaatcttttggaatattattttatcccaacttctttgtactctgatgttgattttcacAGGCGATATAGTCAAAGCTAAGTTCGACAATTGAAGAGTCTCNNNNNNNNNNNNNNNNNNNNNNNNNNNNNNNNNNNNNNNNNNNNNNNNNNNNNNNNNNNNNNNNNNNNNNNNNNNNNNNNNNNNNNNNNNNNNNNNNNNNCCCACTATGTTGGAGAccttggtaagattttgtgatgcagtcaaaactctgtacactagggactacctgcgCAGACCTACTCCCAGGGACCTCCAACGACTTCTACaaaagccgaagctcgaggatttccaagaatgattggtagcatcgactacatgcactggcaatggaagaattacCCAACTGCCTGGCAAGGGGATAACGGCAATAGAAAATGGCAAAAGTctatcatccttgaagccgtTGCTGGCTTCGATACATGAGTTTGAcatgccttcttcggagttaacggatcccaaaatgacctcaacgtgctgggtcaatcAAAGAAGGTGCATATATGTTCGCGAGGCTTGGCCCCAATATCACCTATCAAGTCAACAATACAGTCTATCAGacggggtattatctagctgacggCATCTACTCGAGGTGGACCACATTTGTCAAATCCATTccaaatccccgatcccagaagcaaaaattatttgcttccTATCAAGAAggatacaggaaagatgtcgaaaggtgttttggcatccttcaagctcggtggttgattattcaaGGTACGGCTCGAATGTTTAATTAGGAGGTCCTgagaagcattatgatgacttgcatcatcctccataatatgattgtggaggatgagtatgattatgatgctaTAGAGGTCTACGAACCGGATCCAATAAACACGGCCTTGacacgaatttatgaaaggcTCATGGGGCCAAGTGGATAAGCGTTTGAGCTGGATCCATTGGTTAGGGATGGTCGTTTCATTAACCGTATGATAGATCGATATATAGATatgcaatcttcgtatattcatgaaatgcgtcaacttgacttgatggagcatctatgggcggtgaaaggcaatgaagatgaatgatggagcatagatgctttggttaggttttatttagttatggtttggttgtgttgttttttatttattatggtttggttgtggtttattattattattgtaccTTGGTTgtagttttttattattttttattatgctttggttatgggttttccttttaattatgttttgtttgatgtatggaatatgttgaataaaaaggtatattcttgaattctttgtttattaaataaagaaagccGATACAAGTAATTAAGAATTAGGCATAaagataagaaataaaaatacaatttgaaagaggaaaatgttgagtaaagagtgaataatggtagaagtagaagaaaatgtatgaggattggtgttgaaagtgaagggtatttatAGGTATttacagaaaaaaaatttcggaaatttttttataaaaattttgatttttttattattattttattaccaaaaaaaatgtcagccgttgaattggaggaggagaagcagatcggaGCGCCCAAGCCTTGACACCTATCTTCTACCCGTTGGAGCTTGCGCAGGGCTAACGTCAGCGCACGcgaatttaaatttttcttaccgcgccaacggtaaaaaaatttaaaaccgcACGTTGACGTCTCACCTGACATCATCAGCCCTTGAGCTTGAGCTCGGGCGAAACTGGCCTTCAGGCCAGCTCGTCTTCGTGGGTCCCACTCTCAGCCTGAACTTGGGCTCTTCGCTGGAACTGGATTTTTGCGTAGCCCCCCACCCCttccacacacacaacacCCCCCCCCAGCCCAAGGCTTGGGCACCTCGCTGGAATGGCtctaattgaagaaaaagaaaaagaaaacctttaTCTTAAGCTGATGTGATGACCTGGATCATTGTAGCTGGATGcctcattttttatattttttattttaaagataaccTCCAcagcacccaaaaaaaaaaaaaattcctccaACAAACGCAGGGCCACTTCTATGTAGAGCATAGTTGTGATACTCTACGAGCAGCCCCATCTGCATATCTAAAAGTAGCATGAACTGATAAACGTTTTGAGTCCGATAAGTAGTACTTGAAACAGCAGCATGTTCCTAATCCTAGGTTGCATGGAAGTTTCAGCAGCATTTGTTTATCTAGTTGAAAATATGATCAGCACCTTGTACAGTCTTTTTGCTTACCTTTGTGTTTGGTCATTTTGTGTCATAAAATGATATGGTGATTGGAAATAAATACAGGATCAAAGCAGAAAGACCATCAGCTCTGAAGAATTATAACTTggttaagaacaaaaacacacacaatGTGTCCCATGCCATATTACTGAAATTTCTACAAAACCAGAAAGTCCAAGGATGAGAACTCTCTTcaggaaaggaaaagatcAGAGATAACACTTTTAAGCCAGAGACGACCCCCTAGAACTCGAACACCAACCTAGAATGCAAATGACACTTATATTTGGCACGCTCAAATGGCAATTTGGGACAACACTGCTAAGTGCTAACTGAAGTGTGTTGCTCTCATCTCTGCGTTCCATCATTACGAGTAAGCTTCCCTTCCCAGCAGAGAGGAAGACAATGATGAAATGGATCTCTATTCTCAGAATTTGAAAGTCAGCTATGAATCTATGCTCAACACCTGAATGTCAAATTTGCACCCACGAGCGTTCCACgtgcaaatttcaatttgataaCCGGTAACCGACAAATGCCATTAGCcatttactttttattattgtactgtTCATTGCAATTTGCCTATGCAGTGTATGCTCAACACTTGTATGCACAGAGACCGTGACTCGTGGGTAGTTGCAGCAGTCCCACATCGACTCGAAACAAAaagcttcaaatttttttagtttataaAAATATCTTCACCCCAACTATTTTATCAGGTCCAGTTGGATTACTTGCTAAAGTCCTAGCTGGGCCACTTGTTAAAGTCTAGTTGGGCTTTAAGTTGCTCTAagtcatgatttttttttaaatgcttAATTCGGCATATAAGTTTCTAAATAGTTAGGCTTCTTACGAAATTGGGATTCTGATGAAACCTTAAGAAAGAATTCAAAACTCCGAATTCGAAACTTCAATATGATTTGCACCGTATATTCAAAGGCCATTTGCTAAGTCTGTGCCGTATAGTTTTTAAGAGGAACGAGatgggaaagaagaagattgctaTTGAGAAGATTGAAAATAAGCAGTCTCGCGCTGTGACTTTTTCAAGGAGAAGGAATGGGCTCTTCAAGAAAGCCAAGGATTTCTCAAATCTCTCCGGCTCATCCGTTGCAATTCTTGTAATCTCTCCAGCGGGCCGCCGTTACACTTATGCCTCTCCTTCCTTTGACTCAGTGGTCGACCAATTCCTCTCCGAAACCATTGATGGCTCTTCCACTGTGACTGCCGGTTCTTCTTCATTTGACTATGTGGATGACCAATTTCTCCCCACCACCAATGCTGGATCAACTTCCGTTGATTCTATGGTGGATCAATTCATCTCCACCACGGCTGCCTCACCTTCCTATGACCCTGTGATTGACGAGTTTCTGTCCACCGCTATTGGCTCTCCTTCGGTTGACCCCACTGCCGATCAAATCGTGCCCATTGCAACTGTTGGCTCTTCCACCGCCACTCCTTCTGGCTCTTTCCAAGACACATTGAAGGCTTTGTCGGACGTCAACATTGAAGCTTGTAATGATTTGGAAGAGTTGATGACTTTGAAAAATAACTTGGAGCAAATCATCAGAGAGAGACGAGGCTGATATAATAATTTCCACGGCAGTCTTTTATCTTGTTAATCTCCACTTAACTTGTTTATACATCTGGGGAGTGAAACACACTGATGCAGGATGGAAGAACGTGCATTGTTGTAGACCAAGCTCTGAGATAATCTGTGCATTTTTTGTACTAGCCTCTAGCTCAGTGCTAGTACTTTTAATGCAACAGAACATGATGTGCTTTGTTTGTAATTGTATCTAACATAATGAAGAAAATTTTGCATATGTTTATCCTCTATTAAtgcatcttcttttcttttacaaaTGTTATCTGAAAAATCTGCCTCAACATCCTTATATGCCTTGAACACATTTGACCATCGACAATCGCATCTGGAACTTAACATTCATCCCATGATTATATGGACAATGATGACCATCCAACTTTCCCAAGTCCTCATTATCCGATTAGAAAATTACACTGAgatcttcttttgcttttgttcaaCCCCTAAATACGTATATAAAAGCATGTGCAGCAAAACCTCAGCCATAATGCCCTAACCTATGCAACTTTTACATGCTGAAATGATGCAGCATTTGATTTTGCAATTTCAGTCTCGATCTCTGTATGCAGTATCTCTAATACAGAATAGATCCTACAAAATTTGGGGTGGGATTTGTCCCCTGAAAGAAATACATGCCCAATGTTGTTAACCTCAATCCAACTGCACCCAGGTTGCTTCTTGActcctttctctttcattcTTGTCCAAATCCTCCCCgcatcttcttttcttccaatACTTAAATACATTTCtgccaaaatcaaatatataccAGAATTACCGGGCTCTATGTCCAAAACCTTCTCCCCTGCAATCTCACCCACCTCAACATTCTTGTGGATTCTACATGCTCCAAGTAATGCCCCCCAGACACTTGCAGGAATTTCAAATCCATCTGCTCTCATTTGATCTAAAAAACTCATTGCCTCATCTATAAGTCCAAATCTCCCCAACAAATCAACAACACATGTATAATGCTCAGTTGTAGGTTCAATGAAATACTTGCATCTCATCATATGAAAGTAGTATCTGCCTTGGTCTACCAACCCTGCATGGCTACAAGCAGACAGAACACCAACAAAAGTTATGTGATTGGGTTGAACATCTGTTGATCTCATTTGTTCGAACATCTCCAAAGCTACTTCACCATTCCCATGGTGAGCGAATCCGCAGATTATAGAATTCCAAGAAATGACATCATGACTTTTCATGCAAGAGAATTCcaataaagcaaaatccataTTCCCACATCTTGAGTACATGGTAACCATAGCATTGGACACTGCAACGCAGTGATCAAATCCCGCTTTTACTGTGAGTGCATGAGTTTGCCTACCAAGGTGTAAGGTTGGTAAGTCTGAACAGATTGTCAAAACACTAGTAAACGTATTTTTGTCTGGGGATGGCCCTGATTCTTTCATTCTAATGAAAAGCTTCAAACCTTCTTCACCAAGATCATTTTCACTTAATCCAAATATTGTGGCGTTCCATGCCGCTGTATCTCGAGTTAGCATTGATTCAAAGAGTTCAATTGCACTGCCAACCTCTCCAATTCCCAAATACCCAACAATCATATTTGTCCATGATACAACATCTTTGTAAGGGTTTTtctcaagaaaagcatgagcTTCTCTAGTGAGCCCATTTCTtactaatttaaaaataatcgAGTTCCAGGTTTTTGGACATTTCTCTGGCATCTCCATGAAAAGCTCCAAGGCATCATTAATTCTTTGAACCTTGACCAACCCATTCACCATTAGAGTCCAAGATTCCAAATCCCGCTCGGGCATTTTCTGGAACAACCCCTCAGCAATTGCAACATCCCCGTTTTCTATATACCCAAGGATCATAGCATTCCAAGCCTGAACATCTCTCACAAGCATGCCATCAAAGAGTTCTCGGGCTTCAACAACACGTCCTGCACTAGAAAACCCTGAAATCATTATAGTCCAAGAAGCCAAATCTCGAATATTCATTCGCTTAAAATACTTTTCAGCCAAATCAAACTCTCCAGAATTCACAAGACCCCCAACCACTAAGTTCCATGAAATCACATCCTTCAATGGCATCCCATCAAACACGTGTACCGCTTCACCAATCATCCCATTACGAATATACCCGGAAACCATTGAATTCCAAGTGACAACATCTCTATAAATCATCCTGTCAAAGACTTCCCTTGCACCATCCACATCCCCACATTGCATCAACCCGGTAATCATGGTGTTATACGAGAAAACATCACGCTCAGTCATCCGACTAAATAAATTAATCGCATCTTGGAACTGCCCATTTAGAAAGTAGCCGCGAATCATGGCATTCCACGTGACGGTGTTTCTACGAGGCATTTTGTCGAACAGCTTCTGGGCTTCTTCCACAAAGCCATCCCTCATGAAAGTTGATATTTTTGAGTTGAGGGGCTTTAGATTGTTGTCTGGAGTTGCAGTTTGGTTTTGTATAAATGGTTTTGCGGTCGCCGTGCAGAGTAATCTGGTGAGTCGTAGAGAGAGGTTTCGAGTGAGCATACTCCATTAGTTCAACTGTGACGAACTACGCGGGACCGGAAATAAGCAAAAATGCAATGGTGACTTGACCCGTTGTAACTTGGGCTTTGCCCTTGACCCGTTACTGAAGGATTATAATCTTCTACCCAACGTATGACTAGCCTGCACAGGCCCaaacattttgattttgaaccaATCAATCAATACGTGATCGGCATATCAACCCAAGGAGTATATCCATCTTCACACATATGTTTGATCCCCCCGCATCAAACGTtctgaatttaaattattacgGGCGCAAAaatattgatttatttattttatacctATCATTTTTAGGTGACTAATgcacatgtatttttttacctTGAAGTCTTGTACTCTATGAAGAATGTGTCATGAAggatttttcattaaaaaaatccttAAAATGACGCGACAAATGATCAAATAAGAGAAAAAACTATgtagaaattgaaaataggAAATGCATTTCTAAGTATGGAGTATGGCCTGAATTTGTAATAGTTATTACATACTATCTTGCTAGatttatttttcctaatttattgTATCCAAGAACTTTTATTTCGAGTGTGTTTTTCTTATACATGTCTTATATTTACctatttattaatgaaattatacTTGTTctctcacaaaaaaaaaaataacaataataaattatgGAGCGCGGACCAAACCAATCAACCAAAAGCTCCCCCCATGGTCCCAAGAAAATGGTAAATTAGAGCTCCGATGTTTGATCCAAATtgaacttttttcttcttttagaatttttatttgggCAGAATTAGATTTTAGTTTGGAGATTTGACATGGCATACCTTATCCCCCCAATATATCTCTTCTACTCTTACTGGCCACAATCTGCCCACATCAGCCAAGATATAGCCTACACCATCAGTCTCTCTTCCTCTTACCCCGTACCTCATCATCGATCACAACCCTTTTTAACTGTAAAAACTACCAtaaccaccacctcctctgCCTCACTCACAACCCCACAAACCCACCTCTGCCACCATGGCTGCCTCTGCAGCTGCAGCCATGAGCTCATCTTTCTCACCCTCTATCTACACCGTCAAATGCCTACGATCATCCAATCAAATGTCCCCACTTGATCATCTCCACCTTAAAATGGCCCCTACCCGAATGctttcatcatcatctctatCAAACCCTTGTGCCATAGAACCCCTACTTTCGATCAATGCCGGTTCGAACAAGTTTCGGGTGCTGAGGGTAAGTACTGCCGTGGCTCAAGAAGAGGTGGCGGTGACTGATGAGATTGAGCAAGTGGCCTCATTGGCTGAGGAGGAGCAgcaggaagaaaagaaagcagaGGAGCAGGTGGTGTCCGCAGGTGATGAAGAGTTGGGAGGAGAAGCGGCAGCTGAAGTTTCAGGTGGAGGAGATGAGGGTGAGGAGGCTGTTGCTGTGAACACAAAGCTTTACTTTGGGAACCTTCCTTATAGCGTTGACAGTGCACAGCTTGCTGGGATAATTCAGGACTATGGAAGTCCAGAGCTGATTGAGGTGAGGATTAATTTCCTTGTGattaattagtttgtttaGTAGGTGATGTGGTattgttattaatttattgtcTGATCAAACAGTTTTAGCCGTTAGATTGACGAGTTCATCATTCTCTATTAGAATATAAATTAATCACAATTTATTAGACGGGGTTACTATAAAATAGGATTTGCACTAAAGATGCACCCTAGCTAATACCATATTGTCAATTtagattaattaaatgaattcTTCACATTGATAAtctaacaacataacatgttaAATATGTAACGAGAAAACACCACCCTCAATATATAACAGGATGTATTTGCCTAGAGTTTAAGCTTTTTATGTGACATGGCATCAAAATGGGGAAAGTGCTTTTCCCAAATCCTAGTCCTAGCTTCTACTTCCCTTCATCCTCTCACATTAATGTCAGCAATTATATGATCTAATTGAAGAACCTACTCCataattttcaattgatttATAGTTATGTAgcagacaactaaaaaatgacTTAAAACATATAGGTGGTGATTAGGTTTTGGGGTTATTAAAAACTGAACCACTAACTTTAGACATTTACCTCTCAATGAACTTTGTTCATCTACTACTTTCTCATCACTTAATGATGTGCCTCTGAGAACTGTAAATGGAACATATATTTGTAAAAGTTTTATGGATTAACCAGATACTGTAACCAGACAAagtttttcccttcttttgggGAAAGTTTGAATTCTGCTATTTGTTACTGATGACGCCTTTCATCAAAGGTTCTCTATCATAGGGACACTGGAAAAAGCAGAGGATTCGCATTCGTTACAATGAGCACTGCTGAAGATTGCAATGCTGTCATTGAAAATCTTGATGGGCGTGTAagagtctctctctctctctcttatgcTTACATAGGAGCCTTTCACTTAAAACCCTATCGATAAAACTATTTGTGCCACATTTACTCGTTACAACTCTCGTGGCAATAGAAAATGCATCTCACTTGTAACACGTGAATTATATATCTATGAGAGATGTCAGCAAATGTGGTACATGTATCGTTACTCGAATCTTAATGCTAAAAGCATTCTGATATTTCAGGAATTCATGGGGCGAACCTTGAGGGTGAACTTAGCGGACAAGCCAAGACCGAAAGTACCTCTATATCCTGAAACTGAGTTCAAGCTTTTTGTAGGGAATTTATCCTGGTCAGTCACATCTGAAAGCTTGACGAAAGCTTTTCAAGAATATGGAAATGTGGTTGGAGCCAGGGTGCTATATGATGGGGAGACAGGAAGGTCCCGTGGCTATGGATTTGTATGCTACTCAACGAAGTCAGAGATGGACACTGCCTTAGAATCTCTTGATGGAGCGGTACTATTAGTCTCATCCACCTCTATACATAAAAGTTATCTGCACTTTCGGCAAATCACAAATTTGACATTTGTTCCCTTATAAGGAGATAGAACTCGTATGAACTTGTAACACCGCGTCGTCTTACCCTCACATACAATAATTCCTCCAgtatagaaaaagaaaaagaagaatgagtGAACATGTTTCAAATTGTAGTTTGCTTGTAAGAAAGCATGGCTTGTTGAGGCGAGCATTTTCTATGTATTGGGTAGGCAACTGACTAtaccttgttt
This window encodes:
- the LOC18791902 gene encoding 28 kDa ribonucleoprotein, chloroplastic — translated: MAASAAAAMSSSFSPSIYTVKCLRSSNQMSPLDHLHLKMAPTRMLSSSSLSNPCAIEPLLSINAGSNKFRVLRVSTAVAQEEVAVTDEIEQVASLAEEEQQEEKKAEEQVVSAGDEELGGEAAAEVSGGGDEGEEAVAVNTKLYFGNLPYSVDSAQLAGIIQDYGSPELIEVLYHRDTGKSRGFAFVTMSTAEDCNAVIENLDGREFMGRTLRVNLADKPRPKVPLYPETEFKLFVGNLSWSVTSESLTKAFQEYGNVVGARVLYDGETGRSRGYGFVCYSTKSEMDTALESLDGAELEGRALRVSLAEGKRS
- the LOC18793102 gene encoding MADS-box protein FLOWERING LOCUS C isoform X3 — protein: MGKKKIAIEKIENKQSRAVTFSRRRNGLFKKAKDFSNLSGSSVAILVISPAGRRYTYASPSFDSVVDQFLSETIDGSSTVTAGSSSFDYVDDQFLPTTNAGSTSVDSMVDQFISTTAASPSVDPTADQIVPIATVGSSTATPSGSFQDTLKALSDVNIEACNDLEELMTLKNNLEQIIRERRG
- the LOC18793102 gene encoding MADS-box protein FLOWERING LOCUS C isoform X2; the protein is MGKKKIAIEKIENKQSRAVTFSRRRNGLFKKAKDFSNLSGSSVAILVISPAGRRYTYASPSFDSVVDQFLSETIDGSSTVTAGSSSFDYVDDQFLPTTNAGSTSVDSMVDQFISTTAASPSVDPTADQIVPIATVGSSTATPSGSFQDTLKALSDVNIEACNDLEELMTLKNNLEQIIRERRG
- the LOC18793102 gene encoding MADS-box protein FLOWERING LOCUS C isoform X1, producing the protein MGKKKIAIEKIENKQSRAVTFSRRRNGLFKKAKDFSNLSGSSVAILVISPAGRRYTYASPSFDSVVDQFLSETIDGSSTVTAGSSSFDYVDDQFLPTTNAGSTSVDSMVDQFISTTAASPSYDPVIDEFLSTAIGSPSVDPTADQIVPIATVGSSTATPSGSFQDTLKALSDVNIEACNDLEELMTLKNNLEQIIRERRG
- the LOC18793184 gene encoding pentatricopeptide repeat-containing protein At4g02750 is translated as MLTRNLSLRLTRLLCTATAKPFIQNQTATPDNNLKPLNSKISTFMRDGFVEEAQKLFDKMPRRNTVTWNAMIRGYFLNGQFQDAINLFSRMTERDVFSYNTMITGLMQCGDVDGAREVFDRMIYRDVVTWNSMVSGYIRNGMIGEAVHVFDGMPLKDVISWNLVVGGLVNSGEFDLAEKYFKRMNIRDLASWTIMISGFSSAGRVVEARELFDGMLVRDVQAWNAMILGYIENGDVAIAEGLFQKMPERDLESWTLMVNGLVKVQRINDALELFMEMPEKCPKTWNSIIFKLVRNGLTREAHAFLEKNPYKDVVSWTNMIVGYLGIGEVGSAIELFESMLTRDTAAWNATIFGLSENDLGEEGLKLFIRMKESGPSPDKNTFTSVLTICSDLPTLHLGRQTHALTVKAGFDHCVAVSNAMVTMYSRCGNMDFALLEFSCMKSHDVISWNSIICGFAHHGNGEVALEMFEQMRSTDVQPNHITFVGVLSACSHAGLVDQGRYYFHMMRCKYFIEPTTEHYTCVVDLLGRFGLIDEAMSFLDQMRADGFEIPASVWGALLGACRIHKNVEVGEIAGEKVLDIEPGNSGIYLILAEMYLSIGRKEDAGRIWTRMKEKGVKKQPGCSWIEVNNIGHVFLSGDKSHPKFCRIYSVLEILHTEIETEIAKSNAASFQHVKVA